The nucleotide window TCCGGCTTGGCTTTGACGGCGCACAGGGATACTACGGAATCGAGCCGGATATGACCACCTTTGGGAAGATCATCGGCGCAGGCATGCCGGTGGGGGCCTACGGCGGACGGCGGGATATCATGGAAATGGTGGCTCCCGTGGGAAATGTTTATCAGGCGGGCACCCTCAGCGGGAATCCGGTAGCCATGGCCGCGGGACTTGCACAGCTTCATATATTGAAGGATCATCCTGAAATTTATCGGAATATGAATGAAATGGGCGAATATTTCCGGAATGAGCTTCGGGGAATCGTATCCAGAAGCGGCGCTCCGTGCCAGGTGAACGGCGTCGGTTCCCTTTCCTGCCTGTTTTTCACCGCGGAGCCGGTCACGGACTACCGTTCCGCGAAGACAGCGGATGTAAAGGCTTTCGGAGAATATTTCCGCTATCTTCTGAGCCATGGTATTTATGTGGCTCCGTCTCAGTTTGAAGCAGTATTCATGTCCAGCGTTCATACAAGGGAGGATGTGGACAAAACGCTGTCGGTGATCGAGGATTATTGGAGGAAATAAGAGCAGCAGGTATCTGCCCCGGGAAATGGCGAACGGAGAGCGGACAGATAATAGAAAGAGAAACGTTCAGAAGGCGGCCGTCGTTTGGGAAATGGCCGCCTTTTTAAAACAGGAGGATTTACATGGCAAAACAGGAATTGGAGCTGCTCAGGGAGCTGATGAAGAAAAAAGGCGTGGATATCTGTCTGATACCCACGGCGGATTCCCATGAATCGGAGTATCCAGGCGCTCATTTTGCAGCCAGGCGGTATCTGTCCGGATTTACCGGATCCGCAGGCACCCTGGCAATATCGGCGGACTGGGCCGGATTATGGACAGACGCCAGATATTTTCTGCAGGCGGAAGCGCAGCTTAAAGGCAGCGGGATTACATTATATAGGATGGGGGAAGAGGGAGTGCCCGCTCTGGAAGAGGAAATTTCGGCGCGCCTTCCCCATGGCGGTACGCTGGCTTATGATGGGACTGTAGTCAACCGAAGACTGGGAATAGGCATGCGCCGGTCGGCAGAACAGAAATCCGGCCGGATCCTTTTGGAGGATCTGCCGGGAGAGATATGGGCAGACCGGCCGCCGCTGTCCTCGGAACCTGTGTTTGAACTGGATATCCGGTATGCGGGGCAGACCAGGACAGATAAGATACGGAGAATCAGGGAGCAGATGGAAGCAGCCGGGGCGGAGGCACATATTCTGACAACTTTGGATGACATCGCGTGGCTCCTGAACCTGCGCGGCAGCGATGTTCCCTGCAATCCGGTATTCATGAGTTACTGTGTGCTGACATTGTCGTCCGTGTATTTATTCATACAAGAAACGGCTGTCTCTCCGGAGCTTAGAGCAAAGCTGGAGAGGGACGGCGTCGAGCTGAGAGAGTATGATACATTTTATAAAGCAATTCCGGCCGTCTGCGGCGGAAGGACTGTCATGCTGGACAGCAGAAAGGTGAACGAGCAGGTATACGGAGCTTTGAAACCGGAGCAGAGTATCGTAGACTGCCCGAATCCTTCGGAGCTTTTGAAGGCCGTTAAAAATAAAACGGAGGCAGATAATCTCAGAGAGGCCCACAGAAAAGACGGGATCGCGGTCACCAAATTTCTTTACTGGCTGAAAAAACAGATAGGCCGGGAGGAAATCACGGAGCTGTCGGCGGCGGAATATCTGGAGAGCTGCCGCAGAGAACAGGACCATTATCTGGAGCCCAGCTTTACGACGATTGCGGCGTACGGTCCGAACGCCGCAGTGGTGCATTACAGCGCGACGAAGGAAAGCTGCGCGGTACTCAGACCGGAAGGGTTTTTCCTGGTGGATTCCGGAGGACAGTACCTGGAAGGAACCACGGATATCACCAGGACCGTTGTATTGGGGAATATAACAGAAGAACAGAAAAAGCATTTTACGGCTGTACTGAAAGGGATGCTGGCCCTCGGCGGCGCTCGTTTCCTGCAGGGATGCAGAGGGATTAATCTGGACTATCTGGCAAGGGAGCCTCTCTGGGCCATGGGGCTGGACTATAAGCACGGCACCGGACACGGAGTCGGGTATCTGCTGAATGTTCATGAGGCTCCCAATGGATTCCGCTGGAAAATGGTCCCGGAACGGGTGGACAGCGCGGTACTTAAGCCGGGGATGGTGACCTCCGATGAACCTGGTGTTTATCTGGCTGGTAAATACGGCATCCGCACAGAGAATCTGCTTCTGTGCACAGAGGCGGAAAAGACAGAATACGGACAGTTCCTGGAATTTGAATTTCTGACCATGGTCCCCATAGATTTAGACGGGATAGACAGAGAAGAAATGCGGCCAGAGGATATAGACAGGCTGAACCGGTATCATAGACAGGTGTACGAAACCCTGTCGCCATATTTTAAAGGGGAGGAGCTTGCGTGGCTGCGGGAGGCCACCAGGCAGCTGGTGTAAAGATACGGCAACTGTACAGAGGACAAGGTTTAGGGAAACGGAGAAACTTATGAGGATGGGCAAAATGGTTAGGACTGACTGGGAGAGGAGCTGCCATGCTTTTGATGACTTTTGATACTGAAGAAAGCAGGGATAAGCTCTCGTATTTGTACAAGACATTTCGCCGGCCGCTGCTTCGTGCGATCAGCAGGTTTGTATCCGATTCGCACTTGGCGGAGGATATTGTGGAACAGGCATTTATTGTCGCCGACAAACATTTGGAAAAGCTGGACGTGAATAACCCTTCTGCTACATACGGTTATTTATGGAGAATCGTGGACAGTCAGTACAAGGATTATTTCAGGAGGACTAGACGGGAACCTTCTTTAGATGAGATAATGGAGACAAATGAAGAGACCGGAAGCGACTTTGGCGAAGGCAATCCGCTGGAAGAAATCATCCGTATGGAACGGATTGATATCGTTAGAGAAGCTTTGAGCGAGTTGCCTGAAAGTGAGCGGCGTGTGTTGGAGCTCTACTTCGTGTCAGAGATGAAATATCACGAAATTGGAGAGCTTTTAAAGATTCCCACCAGTTCTGTAGGTGTAAAGATCATGAGGGCGAAGGAACACCTGAAAAGAATCTTAGTGAGAAAGGGGCTGACGGAATGAGAAAACCGGAGCGTGGCCTTATGAAAAAACCGGAGGAAAGCTGTGTTCAAAATTCCGGAAACGAGATGGAAGGCAAACGAGGCGGTGACAAGGATCAGGATGACAATTCTTATCATGCCGATGGAAAGAGTACTTCCGGTGCCGGCGGCGAACAAGAGGATTTGGAAATAAAATTTGAAAACCTCATAAGAGCCGCAGTGCGGGAAGACGAAAAAGAGTGCTGGGAGGCCATTCAGAAGAGCATAGAAGAAGAGGGTCCTCATGAGTATTCCGCAGAGGAAGAAAAAGAAGTAGAGGCCCGTATCGCTCATGTCCGTAAAATGAGAAAGAAAGCGGAAAGGAAAGAAAGAAAAAAGAAACACCGTATCCTGCGTATCATTTCAGCATCAGCAGCCGTATTGGTGCTGGCGGTGGTGGTACAGTCTGCAATCGTGAAGAGCGTTGACGCCAGTATCGAGACTGTAGTCGATGTAGTGGTGAAGTGGTTTGAAGATCATGTAGAAATAAAAAATGAAGTATCGGAGTACTGGACAACAAAATATGATATAGAACCGCCGGAGTATATCCCAAGTGGGTTTGAATTAATAAACACTATAGAATCTCAAAGTGGAAAGTTGTGGGAGTATAAAAAACAAAATGAGAAGATGATTATTAGTTATGCTTCAATGTTTGAAAGTACACAAGATGAGTTTAATTCTGAGGAATATCAAGAAACAGAAGTTGACATATATGGGTATGAAGGTAAGTACTGGATTAGCGATGAATGCAGAGATGTATTACGATGGAACGATAATGAAATAAAATATAGTATAGAAGCCGATATAACTTTAGATGAAATGAAAAAAATTGCAGAAAGTTTTATGGATTATCGTAATAATTATTAAAGAAAAGTCGTTGAATAAATAGAGGGCTAGAAGGCTAGAAAACAGGAGGAACATTAAAAGTGAAAAAGCATTATTGGTTATGTTTAATGTGTATAGTTTTGTTAAGTAGTTTCTCATTAGTTACATATGCTTCTGAAGATGAAGGCGTTGTCATTGACGAAAGCGGTGTAACTACGGAAGATCCCATTCGTTATGATTTGATTGGACCTTCTCCCAGATGGGCATATATCAGCAATACTTCGTTATCGTTGTCATATAATGGATCCGGTGCAGTTTGTTATGTGTATATTTCAGGAATGAATAATTGTACTAAAATAACAGGTGATTTGATTTTATACAAAAAGTCGGGTTCTAGTTTTACTAGACTGATTACTTGGTCGGGGCTGACAACTACAGGAGACTACCTTTCAAGAGAAAAAGAATATGCCGTCTCTCGTGGTTATACCTATAAACTAGTATTCGACGGAACTGCTTATGGTACTACCGGCTCAGAACCTATTTACTTGAGCACAGAGTCGACATTTTGATCAAAACATTTAGCTATCCCTCTAATACGACATGATTTTGTAGCAACATTTTTATTACCTTGCCTCATTCTCCACCGTGGTTTTCTATTTTTCCGCGGAGGGAGTTGAGTGACGGCTAAGCCGTCGCCGCCGGCCTTAACCTCATCTCACCGGCGGCATATAAAAAGGCTGTCAGCCGTGTAGCATACACGCCTGACAGCCTTTCCCCTCTTAGACAGGACATTTATTCTTTATATCTGGAATCATCATCTGGATATTCATCGGACTTTGATACGATTGGAGCATTGGAACTTTGCCTCAGGACATCCAAGGTCTGTCTTAAAATTTTCTCACAAATTTCACATTCTTCTTCTGTGCAGGTTTCCAATATCTCCCAAAGAGAATCTTTTGACGAAACGGGATGGTCCGTATGGTATGGGCTTTCTGGTTCGGCTACGGAATCCGGAGCCTCTTTCCATTCCCTTCCAAAATACAATTCATCCAGGCCGACGCCAAAATAAGTACAGAATTTCCAGGCAGAACGAAGAGACAGAGGCTTTCTCTCTCCTTCGATATCGCTGATATAATCAGCGGAAGTACCGATCGCTTCTGCCAGCTGAGACTGGGATAATCCCCACAAGCTGCGAAGCCGCTGGATTTGTTCTCCGGCATTTTGCTTTTGTTGACCCATATATTCCCCTTTATCGTTGCTGAAAATGGAACATTGATTGTTTCCGGCGATTTGTTTTTTATTACGGCTATTCTGCTTCCACAGGATATTAAATATTCTCATATATGAGAAATGGAATGAAAAGAATGGATTAATACGTATAAAACAAGAACGAATTAAGCAGAATTATGTTATAATAAAAAGGAAGTGCGCTTTTTAGGAACGCATCCGCGCAAGGAGGAACACAGCGAATGGAGAATTATGAACTTCAGGCCTGGCTTTGGCCCCAAAAAGGGAAAGAGACACAAGTGAAAAACTGGGAGGAAGGTTCTTTACTGACTATTCTGCGCCGGTATGATACGATTTCTGAGTGGGAATTGGTGGAAATCACAGGATCTGGCGGAGGAATCGTTCCATGCGACGTACAGACAGCGGCCAGTATCCTGGATTGGCTGGATGAAGGCGCTCATGTGACCTGTACTCTGCTGAAAAAAGAGGAGAACGGCCGTATTCTGGTCAGCTTCGAAAAAGACTCTTGGTAAAAGTCTACAGGAAAACGGATGAAAGTACGGAGCCGATTGGCGGTTGTGAGAACGGGTGTACAAAGTTGCTAAAGAGTAAAAAGGCTTTTTGTGGATTTCGGTCATGGCTTTTTACAGGGCGATAGGATATGATGAATTTAACTGTCTTGGAACAAAGCATCAGGGCTGGAGAAGCACAGAAATATACGATAACGGGAGGCTGGCGAATGGCAGATATTTCATTCCGGAATGTGACGAAGACATTTCCCAACGGAAAAGCGGCAGTGAAGAACTTCAATCTGGATATTGCAGACGGGGAATTCCTGGTACTGACAGGTCCCTCAGGTTCCGGAAAGGTGACGGTGCTGCGGATGATCGCAGGCATGGAGCCGGTCAGCGGGGGTGAGCTGCGGATTGACGGTGAGCTTGTGGAAGATGGAAAGATACAGAAGCGGAATGTGGGGATGATCTTTCAGCATTTTACTTTGTATCCGGGTATGACGGTGTATGATAATATGGCGTTTGCCATGAAGCTTCGCCGGGTGCCGGAAGAAGAGATACGCCGGGCAGTGGAGGAGACTGCGGCGTTGTTCCGGATAGAAAAGCTGCTGTCCTGTTATCCCAGGGAACTCACGGAGCTGCAGAAGCAGTATGTGGCCATGGCAAGGGCACAGGTACACCATCCGGAGGCGTTCTTACTATTGGATCTTTTGGGGAATCTGGAATTTTCAGCCAGGGCGAAAGCCAGGAACCGCCTTAAGGAATTATACAAAGAGCTTGGCACTACGCTCATCTATGTGACGGATAATGCACAGGAAGCGGCCCATATGGGCGCGCGTACCGTCGTGATGCATCACGGACAGATCGAACAAGCAGGAACTGTGGAGGAGCTTTTGGAATCTCCGTGCAATCTGTTCGTGGCACAGTTCATGAATGAACCGGGATTTTACACCAGTGAAGTAAAGATTGTAAAGGGCCATACCGCTGTGGAGGCCCTGGGAGATAAATTCAGCCTGGATGTGCCGTCAGAATGGGTGCCGAAGCTGGAACGGGCCGGCTGTATCGGCCGCAGAGTTCTGATGGGCTATACGGTCACGGCGGGTAATGTTCCAGAGGATGAGGACATGCCGGAGGAAATGGCCCCGGAGCCGGACTCCAAGGTGTTCTTTTTCGACAAAGAAACAGAAAAAGTTATTGTGTAATATGCGCAATGAGATTCGGCGTTTTTTCCTGAAATAACAGGGGGAAAAGAGGCCGAATCTCTTTTTCTGTTAAAAAAACATGAAAAATATCCAAAAAACTCTTTTATTTTTACGCATTTTGCATTAAGATAATAGAAGGGTTTGCAAGGTGTAGATAAAAAATATAACTAATAGATGTGGATTGAGAATGTATCAGGGAGTGAAACTATGATATCGAATCAGATTTTGCAGAATACGATTGAGGGCTTAAAGGGAATCACCAGGATCGAGCTTTGTATCTGCGACACGGAGGGGAAGGTCCTTGCGACCACGTTTCCCGATGCGGAAGAATATGAGTTTTCCGTGCTGGCCTTTGTGGAATCTCCGGCGGACAGCCAGGTGATTCAGGGCTATCAGTTCTTTAAGGTGTTTGATGAGCACCAGCTGGAATACGTTCTCCTGGCCAGAGGTTCGGGGGATGACGCCTATATGGTGGGCAAGGTCGTGGTATTCCAGATCCAGAACCTGCTGGTGGCCTACAAGGAACGCTTCGACAAGGATAATTTTATAAAGAACCTGCTGCTTGACAACCTGCTCCTGGTGGATATTTACAACCGGGCGAAAAAGCTGCATATTGATATCAATGTGCGCCGGGTGGTGTTTGTCATCGAGACGCAGACAGAAAATGACACGGTGGCCCTTGAGACGGTGAAGAGTATGTTCTCCGCCAAGTCGAAGGATTTCATCACCGCTGTGGATGAGAAAAACATCATCTTGGTAAAGGAGCTTAAGTCCAACGAGGGCTACGAGGATATGGATAAAGTAGCCAAGATGATCCTGGATATGCTGAATACCGAGGCGATGGCGACGGTCCATGTGGCTTACGGGACCATCGTGAACGAGGTAAAGGAAGTGTCGCGCTCATATAAAGAGGCCAAGATGGCCCTGGACGTGGGAAAGATCTTTTATAGTGACAAAAACATTGTGGCCTACAACAACCTGGGCATCGGCCGGCTGATCTATCAGCTCCCTTTATCTCTTTGCCGGATGTTCATCAAGGAGATATTTGACGGCAAGTCTCCCGACGATCTGGATGAGGAGACGCTTGTCACAATTAACAAATTTTTTGAAAACAATCTGAATGTGTCAGAAACATCGAGGCAGCTTTATATCCACAGGAATACGCTTGTTTACCGTCTGGATAAGCTGCAGAAGAGTACGGGGCTGGATTTGCGTGTGTTTGAAGATGCCATTACATTTAAGATAGCACTGATGGTAGTCAAATATATGAATTATATTGAGACATTGGATAATTAGAATTGAGGTTTTTATGATTGAGTTTGAACACGTATGCAAGACTTATGACAGATCTACGGACCGGGAAACGAAAGCGGTCCGTGATATCAGCCTGAAGATCGAGAAGGGAGAATTTGTTTTCATAGTGGGGAACAGCGGATCGGGGAAGACGACGCTGATTCGCCTGCTGTTAAAAGAAATCGATGCTACTTCCGGTAATATCCGTGTCGGCGACACGGATATTACTGGAATGAAGCGCAAAATGATACCCAGGTACAGAAGGCGCCTGGGCGTTGTTTTTCAGGACTTCCGTCTGCTGAAGGATAAAAATGTCTACGAGAATGTGGCATTTGCCCAGAGGGTCGTGGTGACCCCCACCAGAGAAATCCGAAAACGGGTGCCGGAGGTCCTTTCCATGGTCGGGCTGTCTTCCAAATATAAATCGCTTCCCAGTCAGCTGTCCGGCGGAGAGCAGCAGAGAGTGGCCATCGCGAGAGCGCTGGTCAACCGTCCGGAGATCCTTTTGGCTGATGAGCCTACCGGAAACATGGATCCGGGCAATGCCTGGCAGATCATGAAGCTTCTGGAGGAGATCAATCAGATGGGGACCACTGTGGTCGTAGTGACGCACAGCAAGGAAATCGTTGACCGGATGAAGAAGCGGGTGGTCACGATGAAGCATGGCGTGATCGTGAATGACAAGGAAGAAAGCGGGTACGGAAATGAGGATTAGTACGTTTTGGTATTGTATAAAACAGGGCCTCCAGAGTATCCGGCGGAATAAATTATTTTCCCTGGCGTCCGTGGGAACCATGGCGGCCTGCGTATTTTTGTTCTGCATCTTTTATTCCATTGTGGTGAACGTACAGAATATGGTGAAAATGGTGGAGAACACGGTCGGCGTGACCGTATTTTTTGAGGAGGGGCTGCCGGAGGAAGAAATACAGTCCATCGGAGACATGATCTCCGCCAGGGCTGAGGTGGCCGATATGAAATATGTGTCGGCGGAAGAAGCGTGGGAGAGCTACAAAACAGATTATTTCGCAGACGCGCCGGAGCTGGCGGAGGGATTTGCAAAGGACAACCCCCTGGCTAATTCCGCTTCCTATGAGCTGTATCTGAACGATATTGAGGATCAGGGGAGCTTTGTGGAATATCTGAAATCCATAAACGGCGTCCGAAAGGTCAATTATTCGGAAATGGCGGCCACCGGGCTTGCCAGTGTAAATAATGTGGTGGGCTATGTGTCGGCGGGGATCATCCTGATCCTCCTCGGGGTAGCGGTATTCCTCATCAGCAATACCATCGCCATAACCATTACAGCGAGAAAAGAAGAAATCAAGATCATGCGGATGATAGGCGCCACCAATTATCTGATCCGCGCGCCTTTTGTGGTGGAAGGGCTGATTATTGGCCTCTTGGGGGCGGGGCTTCCCCTGATCCTCGTATACTATGCGTATGAATATGCTGTCCGTTTCTGCCTGAGCAGGCTTAGTATCCTGTCCAGGATCCTGACGCTCCTTCCGGTCGGCCAGGTGTTCCAGGTGCTGGTCCCGGTTTCTTTGGGCCTTGGGCTTGGCATCGGCCTGTTTGGCAGTCTCTTTTCCGTCCGGAAGCACCTCAGGGCCTGAGGACAGACGGGCAAGGCATACACTGGACAGAGGCTGATGGAGGAGAAAATGAGATCACGGTACAGAAGATTGATATGCCTGGCAGGGGCGTTTATTCTCCTGGCAGGAAGCATGCCCGGAGTGCGCGCATCAGGGGACCTGGAAAGCCGGCAGGACCGGATCGACGCCATTGAAGAAGAACAGGACCGGGTACAGAAAAAACTGGATGAACTGAACGAAAACAGAGAAGATGCCAGCGCTTACATTGAAGGCATCAATGAAGAAGTGTCTCAGACAGAGGACAGCCTGAATGAGCTCCAGGATAAGATGGAGGAAACACAGGCGGAAATAGAGGCAGCTCAGGCGGAGCTGGAGGCTGCGAAAATGACGGAGACGGAGCAGTATGACCAGATGAAGCTCCGAATCCAGTATATGTATGAAAAAGGGGATACGTATTTCCTGGAGCTTTTATTTGATTCGGCAGATTTAAGTGATTTCCTGAATCAGGCCGAGTATATTTCCAGGATATCCGAATATGATAGGAATATGCTGACTGCCTATCAGGAGACGAAGCAGACCATCGCGGATAAGACGGAAGAACTGGAGACGGCTTATGCCGGCCTGGATGCTCTTAAGGAAGAAGCGGTGGCAAAGCAGGAGTCTTTAGTGACTCTCCAGGAGGCCAAAACAGAAGAGCTTCAGAACCTGAATGAGCAGATTTCGGAAAATCAGGACCTGATGGC belongs to Qiania dongpingensis and includes:
- a CDS encoding helix-turn-helix domain-containing protein, which translates into the protein MGQQKQNAGEQIQRLRSLWGLSQSQLAEAIGTSADYISDIEGERKPLSLRSAWKFCTYFGVGLDELYFGREWKEAPDSVAEPESPYHTDHPVSSKDSLWEILETCTEEECEICEKILRQTLDVLRQSSNAPIVSKSDEYPDDDSRYKE
- a CDS encoding ABC transporter ATP-binding protein — its product is MADISFRNVTKTFPNGKAAVKNFNLDIADGEFLVLTGPSGSGKVTVLRMIAGMEPVSGGELRIDGELVEDGKIQKRNVGMIFQHFTLYPGMTVYDNMAFAMKLRRVPEEEIRRAVEETAALFRIEKLLSCYPRELTELQKQYVAMARAQVHHPEAFLLLDLLGNLEFSARAKARNRLKELYKELGTTLIYVTDNAQEAAHMGARTVVMHHGQIEQAGTVEELLESPCNLFVAQFMNEPGFYTSEVKIVKGHTAVEALGDKFSLDVPSEWVPKLERAGCIGRRVLMGYTVTAGNVPEDEDMPEEMAPEPDSKVFFFDKETEKVIV
- a CDS encoding aminopeptidase P family protein; this encodes MAKQELELLRELMKKKGVDICLIPTADSHESEYPGAHFAARRYLSGFTGSAGTLAISADWAGLWTDARYFLQAEAQLKGSGITLYRMGEEGVPALEEEISARLPHGGTLAYDGTVVNRRLGIGMRRSAEQKSGRILLEDLPGEIWADRPPLSSEPVFELDIRYAGQTRTDKIRRIREQMEAAGAEAHILTTLDDIAWLLNLRGSDVPCNPVFMSYCVLTLSSVYLFIQETAVSPELRAKLERDGVELREYDTFYKAIPAVCGGRTVMLDSRKVNEQVYGALKPEQSIVDCPNPSELLKAVKNKTEADNLREAHRKDGIAVTKFLYWLKKQIGREEITELSAAEYLESCRREQDHYLEPSFTTIAAYGPNAAVVHYSATKESCAVLRPEGFFLVDSGGQYLEGTTDITRTVVLGNITEEQKKHFTAVLKGMLALGGARFLQGCRGINLDYLAREPLWAMGLDYKHGTGHGVGYLLNVHEAPNGFRWKMVPERVDSAVLKPGMVTSDEPGVYLAGKYGIRTENLLLCTEAEKTEYGQFLEFEFLTMVPIDLDGIDREEMRPEDIDRLNRYHRQVYETLSPYFKGEELAWLREATRQLV
- the ftsE gene encoding cell division ATP-binding protein FtsE, with the translated sequence MIEFEHVCKTYDRSTDRETKAVRDISLKIEKGEFVFIVGNSGSGKTTLIRLLLKEIDATSGNIRVGDTDITGMKRKMIPRYRRRLGVVFQDFRLLKDKNVYENVAFAQRVVVTPTREIRKRVPEVLSMVGLSSKYKSLPSQLSGGEQQRVAIARALVNRPEILLADEPTGNMDPGNAWQIMKLLEEINQMGTTVVVVTHSKEIVDRMKKRVVTMKHGVIVNDKEESGYGNED
- the ftsX gene encoding permease-like cell division protein FtsX, whose translation is MRISTFWYCIKQGLQSIRRNKLFSLASVGTMAACVFLFCIFYSIVVNVQNMVKMVENTVGVTVFFEEGLPEEEIQSIGDMISARAEVADMKYVSAEEAWESYKTDYFADAPELAEGFAKDNPLANSASYELYLNDIEDQGSFVEYLKSINGVRKVNYSEMAATGLASVNNVVGYVSAGIILILLGVAVFLISNTIAITITARKEEIKIMRMIGATNYLIRAPFVVEGLIIGLLGAGLPLILVYYAYEYAVRFCLSRLSILSRILTLLPVGQVFQVLVPVSLGLGLGIGLFGSLFSVRKHLRA
- a CDS encoding RNA polymerase sigma factor, translating into MLLMTFDTEESRDKLSYLYKTFRRPLLRAISRFVSDSHLAEDIVEQAFIVADKHLEKLDVNNPSATYGYLWRIVDSQYKDYFRRTRREPSLDEIMETNEETGSDFGEGNPLEEIIRMERIDIVREALSELPESERRVLELYFVSEMKYHEIGELLKIPTSSVGVKIMRAKEHLKRILVRKGLTE
- a CDS encoding DUF4367 domain-containing protein — its product is MKKPEESCVQNSGNEMEGKRGGDKDQDDNSYHADGKSTSGAGGEQEDLEIKFENLIRAAVREDEKECWEAIQKSIEEEGPHEYSAEEEKEVEARIAHVRKMRKKAERKERKKKHRILRIISASAAVLVLAVVVQSAIVKSVDASIETVVDVVVKWFEDHVEIKNEVSEYWTTKYDIEPPEYIPSGFELINTIESQSGKLWEYKKQNEKMIISYASMFESTQDEFNSEEYQETEVDIYGYEGKYWISDECRDVLRWNDNEIKYSIEADITLDEMKKIAESFMDYRNNY
- a CDS encoding PucR family transcriptional regulator; translation: MISNQILQNTIEGLKGITRIELCICDTEGKVLATTFPDAEEYEFSVLAFVESPADSQVIQGYQFFKVFDEHQLEYVLLARGSGDDAYMVGKVVVFQIQNLLVAYKERFDKDNFIKNLLLDNLLLVDIYNRAKKLHIDINVRRVVFVIETQTENDTVALETVKSMFSAKSKDFITAVDEKNIILVKELKSNEGYEDMDKVAKMILDMLNTEAMATVHVAYGTIVNEVKEVSRSYKEAKMALDVGKIFYSDKNIVAYNNLGIGRLIYQLPLSLCRMFIKEIFDGKSPDDLDEETLVTINKFFENNLNVSETSRQLYIHRNTLVYRLDKLQKSTGLDLRVFEDAITFKIALMVVKYMNYIETLDN